CTAATGCTATATTCCGTTCCTTTCCATTACCTACCTGACAACAAAAGCTAAAATCATCTGATTCAGAAACTGACAACCTTCAAAGAACCACGATATTGGTAAATTGATTAATGTATGCAGCCTATTTTGGTTCTTTTGTAAAATTCTAACTAATACTGATACATACACAAATAGGGCTACCTTACAATGGTTACAGTGAAACTTATTTCCtgtagcacacacaaaatacaattACACAATCGCTACTATTGATAAATGtagaaaaaagataaaaataacAAGCGCTCAAAACTAACACACCCTGCATTTTAGGCCAACTCGAACTATTACACCAAAGTACTCACAAAAAACCCATATAAACGTAAGATTAAGAAGTACAACTACAGCTCCAAAACTGCTTCAAAATGAGAAGAAACAATCAACTTTTACCTTTGCAATAATCAAAATTGCACATATCTTTTCTTTGACTTCCTTAACCCCATCAGTGTGAAAATCTTGCTTGTGTTAATTGAATCTtttttccacacaaaaaaagggggaaagaaaaagaggCAGGCGAGGCTCAGCGAAAGGAATTTCAGAAGAAACCtttgcttttaaaaaaaactgccTGCCTGCTAACAGTCAAAAACTTAAAAACAAGGAGACTCTCATTTCAAACTCTGCTCTACGAACGCCAAACTCAAAAATTGTAAATGATGCCAGCGCCGGGGAAAAGAGAATAATTTTACAGCTTAAACTCACAAAATCAACATACCTTTATTCTAAACATTTGCCTATTACTTTCTCCCTACATAAATAAAACAACGGTTCTTGCCATTTTAACCCTGAAAAACCCTATcacagtaaaataaaaaataaaataaaaaaatgttttaaaaaacaaaacaaaacaaaccaaaaaaaccatGCTGAGCAATAACTACAACAACTTTGAAAAAAGTTTTCTTTCCaacagcaaaaaaaaccaaaaacgtCAAAAAGTCAAGTTGAATGAACGCAAGGTCGCAAGCAGGTTCAAAGCGAGGGGAGAAAATTTGCAGTAATTTTTCAGCCCGCTTCTGATGTCTTCGCAAACAGAGCGAACAAACAAGGGCATCCCCCGCTAAACATCCCCGCCATTTGCACTGAACTAATATTGGCGTTGCGAGAAAATCCTGCTgctctctttttccctctctcttttcctccttCGTTTTGGCTGAGGGTGTGTAGTGGGGCGTTCTTACCTATGTACGTGGGAACAGTTTCACAGGTAAACGCTGGACAATTTGTACAAGATTCTCACACCTTTGTAGGAGAAAGTGGTATGCGTACAAACAACTGGAAAATTGCTATTTTGTCCATCGTTTTGTTCTAGATTCTTAAACTTTTGTCGTAGAAAAAAGTATACACGCTTACAACAGGAAAACTTATTTTGTCCGCAACTGTGTACAGAATTCCAAACTGACCTAAGATAGCTCACTCCATGCCGCTTCCAGATTACAACTTTCTATTGAATTCTCAATAATGGCGCAAGGAAAACAAGTTTGTTAATGACAAACTTACCACTAATTTCAACAGGATTCTTCAGCCACTTTTAAAGAGAACTGTTAGATGCTGCAGCTTTTTCTCCAGAGAGCAACATCTCAGCAGCTAGAAATGATTGCACTTCGAAATGTTAATGAGGGTCAAATTACACAACACTTTTGCACTAAAACAGGTAGTTAAGGTTGAATATTTTCAAATAGTCTTACTCTCCATGGATATATACAACATCTTCTGAAATTTGAaggttttcttttttgtctgctGCCATCAAGAGACTGTATACTCACAAGGCTTGACCGTGTAGGTTCTCAGAGTACACAAGCAACCTTCCTCTTTCCATACTCCAACCAACTCTCGGCCAACAACAAGGTCTAAATATCTCTACTGCTAGTGCTACGACCAAAACAGGATCCACAaacattgaaataaaaagatCAAACACTAGTAACAGAAACTCTTAGCAGGTTGATTTACCTAACTACAGAAAGTTGTTTTTCGCTTGAAATCTGTCCTTCATATTTTGAATCACGGAAACTGGATCCACGAACATCCAAATAAAAAGGTCTAATATCGTGCTAGTGACAGAAACTCTTAGCAGGTTGATTTATCTAACTACAGAAAGTTTGTTTTTTCCTTGAAAACTGTCCTTCACATTTGAAATCATGTCACACAAATAAGTTCAACACAGATAGAAAACAACAATGTCcaaacaaaatctgaaaaaagtaTTCAGACTTTTCAAGCAAGAAAAAGGTCCAACAGCCGTCATAACCACAACACAGCACCCTCCACTTTGAAACCAGCTGTAACTGTAGACTGCTGAGTGGGGCCATCTTCTTGCTGACTTCCTTCCTTATACTTATTTCCCTTCCTTCACACAGCACAAAGCCACGAGCTGAAGGCCTCTTCAGGGCCAAACTGCTAACGTCCACCACCACTGCTAACGTCCCACTTCTAAGGTAGACACGGTTCGAACCCAGAAAGATAGCCAAGACAAAGACAGCGCCTTTTCAAGGCGAAGCCGCCTCTCAAAATGCCCGAGGAGGCAGCGTCTCAGCCAATGTCTCTCGTGGCCATATTTGCTGACCCACGGCCCTCCTCCTTCCCGCCCTACTCCCGCCTTCCCTCCCCCGAGGAGGGCATGCCCCGTGTGTTGACTCGCAGAGTGGTCCGAGGGGAGACAATCGCGTGGCGTCCGCACTGCCATCCCCTGCCACACTCCGTAAACACGTCAACTAGAGTGATCCTTCCTGCTCAGCACGCTAAGTCGTCCCTCGCACGCGACCCCCCCGACACACTCACGCCCCAGGAATGATGGGAATGGAGCCGATCAGATCATCCACACCGCCGCTAAGACGAGCACCCGCGGCTTAAGTCCGACGTGGCCAGGTGTAAGATTGGCGCCGGGGTTCTAAACCGCTTGTCACCTACATGCGGAAAAGCTTGTTCCAAAAACCGTGAGGTGTTTGCCTGACATGTTTGGCAGCATGCATGTGTGACTTAAGGTTCCAACCCCCTCTGAAGATACTATGCAGCCGcctgataccccccccccctcctccccctggTCACTGTAAAAATCCACAGGAATGTTTAAGCCAACATGAAACTGACAGCATCCTTATCCACAAATTGTGAACCCTCAACAAAAAAACTTAAAGGTTCAAACCCCCTTTTGGCCACTGTAAAAATCCACAAGAATGTTTAAACCATCCCCTCTGAATGTACTATGCAGCAGCCTGATACCTCCCCGCCCTGGCCACTGTAAAAATACACGAAATGTTTAAGCCAACATGAAACTGACAGCATCCTTATCCACAAAATATGTATACCCTCGACAGAAAAACTTCAGGTTCAAACCCCCTCTGAAGATACTATGCAGCTACCTGAACTTTTCCCCCTGGCCACTGTAAAAATCCACAGGATGTTTCAACCAACGTGAAACTGACAGCATCCTTATCCACAAAATGTGTaccctcaacaacaaaaaccaggACTTCAAATAAAAAATCTACTAAGCTGTATAAAACACAAATATCTGGCATTCCAGAAAATACTGTCTAAAATGTTGATatgaaagaaaataataaaagTTTGTAGCTGGAAAGTgccctaaaaaaaataaaaaataaaaagttgcaATTCCCCCTTCTCtcaaaaatgaataaatagCCAAGGTAACAGTAAACTGAAATGCAGAAACATCACGACCAAAAAAGAAGTAACGAGCACACTTTTTAAAACGGAAATAGGTATAACCTTCAGAATAGCTAACTAAAATCATGACAGAGGCGAAAGAAAAGCAATTCACAAGCTATGCACCTGgtcaccaccccccacccccccccccccccccccccccaaagttATAAACTGTCCGGTGACTGTACCTCACAATTGAGTGTTTTTACTTCTCAGTGAAACATGCAAATGCAGCAAACGTGCAGACTCATGTCTTTAACAGAGATGGAAAATAAATCACTTTAATCCCTCAACCCCCCAACCTCGCCACAACCCTCTCTTTTGTAAATTATTTTAATGTACAGAAAAAAGGTTTTGAACACGTACACAATGAAGGACGCAATCGGTTTGAATGACCTCCCGAACTTGAGATACTTGACACTAAACACGTCCAATCACCAATCAACGCTTGGCCTTTTTACATTTGACTCCTCCCAAATCTCTCACATTTTTCTTCTGCCCCTCCCCTTTAGCTTTACTCTTTGCCCTCCCTAAACTGCCCCTCTGTTCTCATACTCTAACCCCCATACCTCCTTCCCCAacaaccaccccctccccccccccccccccccccccaaccaacACTCCCTTTCAAGGTACAGTAAAAAATTCAGTTTGTAGTGTGGCTTGCTTAAAGGCTGTTTGTACTTCTTAAAGTTGTGAGAACAAAAGACTGCTCTTGATAGTATGCTCGACAATTCTTAACACTGGACAAAGAATTATCCTCGATGCAGTTTTCTCCTGTCtgcgttgtgttttgttttgttgcatgCACACTGCTCTTTGGTTGTTTTATCAAACAAAAAAGGCCTGTGAGTGTGATTGGTATCTAAACTCTCAGAAACAAAGGTCTATGACAAAGAAACAAAGGTATGATGATATAATCACATTGTTCTCTGCTTTACCAACATGAATTGATCTTGGTTGACTGTTAAAACAGCTTTGAAGGTGTCACGCTTTCTTTGtcgatctctctctttctctcttaaacAGTTTATTACTTTATAAACTTTCTCTTTCTTGCTATCTCTCACaaatgtactctctctctctctctctctctctctctctctctctctctctctctctctctctctctctctctctctctctctctctctctctctctctctctctctctctctctctctctctctctctctctctctctctctctctctctctctctccctctctcagaaGTTAtaatatacagttataatgtgttaagtttgatgtgatagttctttgaatatattgttttctgttcttgttgaccctatattagggcgagggctggatgtaaaaaagcattaTTCTTGTTTATCTaataccctcgataataaagattttgtcttgtcttgtctgtctgtctgtctgtctgtgtgtgtctctgtctgtctgtgtgtgtctctgtctgtctgtgtctctgtctgtctgtctgtctgtgtctctgtctgtctgtctgtctgtgtctctgtctgtctgtctgtctgtgtctctgtctgtctgtctgtctgtctctctctctctctctctctctctctctctctctctctctctctctctctctctctctctctctctctctctctctctctctctctctctctctctcagaagtTGTCTTTCCTTTTCCCATACCTTCACATGGGCAAGTTTACAAAAATGTCACCTGCAATTCAGTTCTTGATTCAAACCAGTGTTAGCTGTATAATCAATGATAATATTTGCTAAATACTTATTTTGTATTCCGAAGACTAACATGACAGATGATAAACTCGTCAACCGACGTCTCCAACTTGACAATGCAGGAAAGGCTGAAAAACTTTGAGCTTTACAATTATGTTATTCAAACAATGCAGTATGTGAATAACGCATGAAACCTGCTTTGAAATCTGACTAACTCTTCCAacttaaaacaacaacataagaaACCAACCCTGGTCAATTATGTAGTCATTACAGCCATTATTATCCATGCCTTCTAAAAAGTTTCGTCAAAAGTACTATTTGACAATTAAGCATTCGCAAAGCGTAGTCTCGTGAGAAGATGGTTCGTAAGGCTCTTAAGTAGGGGGTGAGCACAATTTACATAATTCAGCATAAAGTGTCAAAATTATAATTTCCATAAATACATAATTTACAAGAGTTTCACCCTCCACAAAAAATGTCAACTTCTTCAAAGCAAATTTCATACTTGAAGCAAAAGaaaccaaacaagtcgcgtaaggcgaaaatacaatatttagtcaagtagctgtcgaactcacagaatgaaactgaacgcaatgtcatttttcagcaagaccgtatactcgtagcatcgtcagtccaccgctcatggcaaaggcagtgaaattgacaagaagagcggggtagtagttgcgctaagaaggatagcacgcttttctgtacctctctttgttttaactttgtgagcgtgtttttaatccaaacatatcatatctatatgtttttggaatcaggaaccgacaaggaataagatgaaagtgtttttaaattgatttcgacaatttaattttgataataatttttatatatttaattttcagagcttgcttttaatccgaatatatgatatttatatgtttttggaatcagcaaatgacggagaataatataaacgtaaatttggatcgttttataaatttttatttttttttacaattttcagatttttaatgaccaaagtcattaattaatttttaagccaccaagctgaaatgcaataccgaagtccgggcttcgtcgaagattacttgaccaaaatttcaaccaatttggttgaaaaatgagggcgtgacagtgccgcctcaactttcacgaaaagccggatatgacgtcatcaaagacatttatcaaaaaaatgaaaaaaacgttcggggatttcatacccaggaactctcatgtcaaatttcataaagatcggtccagtagtttagtctgaatcgctctacacacacacacacacacacagacacacacacacacacacacacacacacacatacaccacgaccctcgtttcgattccccctcgatgttaaaatatttagtcaaaacttgactaaatataaaaaggcaaGCAAAGcctaaagggaagcaactacagCTGAAACAGTACTTACAGTCGGGAAGAGTCTTGTCCCCCTTCATCGCCCTCTATGCGGTAGACCTTTCCGTACATGACGTACTCAAACTGGTCGGCGCGGTTGGGGTTCCTGGAAGTTCGGGGATTGAACTCCGTGTCCTCAGGAACGCCGTCTTCCCTCAAGGTCGTGGCAATCACCAGACGAAACTTCTCGCCTGAAAAAGAAAATTTGGAcattaaaaataattttgacTGACAGGTTCGAACAAATAGCTGcaaattaaaataatttgcTGGGCTGTGCTTCTTTCTTACTTTGGTAACCTTGGTAACCTTGGAGTAAAACCTTTCACTGGAATTACTGAACTTAAGACTTGCATACAGTCAACTTATATTCAAAAGTTCAAAAGCTTTTTGAAACagcactctctcactctctttctaattctctctccctcctctcactctctctctctttctcattcatTCTCTGACTCTCTCTAATTTCCTCTCccccatctttctctctctttctcattcatTCTCTGACTCTTTCTAATTCcctctcccccatctctctctctctctcatacccAGGTCGACAGGATACAACTGGGTGTTGACGTCCAGAATCAGGTCCATCTTGAACGACTCGCTCTCACAGAACAGCCTGGACACTGcaacacacaatcacaaacatCTCGTTAGTTAAAGATATacaataccgatacatgcacagcctggacactgcaacacacaaaacacaaacatctcGTTAGTTAAAGATATacaataccgatacatgcacagcctggcggtctCCTTCCCATTCATTTTCTATTGccgatataattatatatatatgttgaaGTCGCCGAGACAAACTTTGATCTCAATATTTGTTGTCACTTCATCGGGAAGCAGAAGAAGggacactttctttctttctttctttctttggtgtttaacgtcgttttcaaccattcaaggttatatcgcgacggggaaaggggggagatgggatagagccacttgttaattgtttcttgttcacaaaagcactaatcaaaaaattgctccaggggcttgcaacgtagtacaatatatgaccttactgggagaatgcaagtttccagtacaaaggacttaacatttcttacatactgcttgactaaaatctttacaaacatggactatattctatacaagaaacacttaacaagggtaaaaggagaaacagaaccgttagtcgcctcttacgacatgctggggagcatcgggtaaattctttctcgtcccaaccaatatgggactccccctaacccgcggggggaccagggaggggtaaatccttccccctaacccgcggggggaccagggaggggtaaatccttccccctaacccgcggggggtaagaaGGGACACAACTTTGAAGTGACGCAATTATATTCAAGGTATGACATTTTTTCaaactttgttttccttttgaCCGCCAATGATTCATTTCCATAGAGAGGGTCAAAAGGATaggtcttgtttttttgttctctcAAAATACGTCTTGttttgtaaattttttttttttatctttcacCGTATGACACAAACAGTCATAAAAATCATGTCTTTTCC
The window above is part of the Littorina saxatilis isolate snail1 unplaced genomic scaffold, US_GU_Lsax_2.0 scaffold_2321, whole genome shotgun sequence genome. Proteins encoded here:
- the LOC138956767 gene encoding DNA-directed RNA polymerases I, II, and III subunit RPABC3-like produces the protein MDLILDVNTQLYPVDLGEKFRLVIATTLREDGVPEDTEFNPRTSRNPNRADQFEYVMYGKVYRIEGDEGGQDSSRL